CTCCAGACCGAGCAGGTCAGCCCACCAGCCGGCCAGCAGTTCCTCGACGATAGTGCGGGGAGGGGCGAAGCCGCCGGACAGAGGGGGACGAGAACGGCCAGGCGGCGGCAGGGCGTGGCGATCCAATTTTTTATTGGCCGTCATGGGCATGGCGTCCAGCATGACAAACGCCGAAGGCAGCATGTAATCAGGCAGCCTGTCCTGCAAGAAAGCGCGTAATTCACTGGCGGTTGGGGCCGGCGACTGGCCGGGAACGATGTAGGCTACCAACCGCTTTTCAGCGGGAATATCTTCCCTGGCCAGGACTACCCCTTCTCGCACAGCCGGATGCTGATGCAACACCGCTTCAATCTCGCCCAACTCCACCCGGAAACCGCGAATCTTGACCTGGTGGTCAAGCCGCCCCAGAAACTCGATGACGCCATCGGCCAGGTAGCGGGCCAGGTCGCCGGTTTTATAGAGCAGAGAGGGGGGATGAGGGTTAAGAGATGAAGGATGAGGGATGAAGGATGAGGAAAGACCATTTTCATCCTTCCGCCTTCCGCCTTCCGCCTTTATCCCTCCAAATGGGTTGGGAATGAATGTTTCGGCGGTCAGGTCAGGCCGGTTGAGATAGCCCCGGGCCAGGCCGGCTCCGCCGATATATAACTCACCGGGCACACCGATGGGCACAGGTTGCAACCGGCTGTCCAAGATGTAGAGTTGCGTATCAGGCAGGGGACGGCCAATAGGAATTGAGGCCAGGAAAGCGTCGGCGGCTTTAGCCTGATGAATAGCAGCCCAGACGGTGGCTTCGGTCGGCCCGTAAAAATTCCAGACCGGCGCGTTCCACTCAAGCAAAGCGGGCAGCATTTCGCCGGGAAAGGTTTCGCCCCCGCAAACAATGAGGCGCAGGGCCAACCCGGTGGGGGGAGTCTCTTTCTGGGCGTGAATCAGTTGGCGCATCGCCGACGGGGTTTGATTGAGTACGGTTACTTGCTCGGCACGCAACAGGTCGTAAAACAGCGTCGGCGACTGAATGGCCTGGGTGGGAACGATGACGAGCCGGCTGCCGCAACCGAGAGGCATCCAAATTTCCCAGACTGAGAAATCAAAGGCGTAAGAGTGAAAAACGGTCCAAACGTCCTCCTCGTTGAAGTCAAACAAGGGGCGCGTGGTTTCAAGCAGGTGTACAACGCTGCGGTGGCAAATCTGCACCCCCTTGGGCCGGCCCGTGGAACCCGAGGTATAAATCACATACGCCAGGTTTTCAGGCTCGACCGGGCTAACCGGGTTGGCTGCGCTCTCCCGGCTGATGAGGTCCCAATCCGAGTCCAGGTATACTACCTCCGCCTGGTGTTCAGGCAGTCCCGGCCGCAATCGCGCCTGGGTAAGCAGGATGGAAACCCCGCTGTCCTCCAGCATGAAGGCCAGCCGTTGGGGATAGGCCGGCTCTAACGGCAGGTAGGCTCCTCCGGCCTTGAGGATGCCCAGCAGTCCCACCATCATTTCCAAAGAACGCTCCACGTAAATTCCTACCACCACCTCCGGCCCTACCCCCCGCGCTTGCAGGTAATGGGCCAACTGATTTGCCCGGCCATTCAGTTCGTGATAGGTGAGTTGTTGGTCAGCGAAACGCACGGCGACGGCTTCAGGCGCGCGGCCGGCCTGGGCCTCGAATAATTGATGGAGACAGCGCTGGCGGGGATAATCCATCGCCGGGAGGTCTGACCCGGCTAAATCTACCAGGAGGTGACGACGCTCTTCGTCGCTCAGGAGGGGCAGGTCAACGATAGGCTGGCGGGGATTACGCGCGATGGCTTGCAGCAGGGCCATAAATTGATGGTCTATCGTCTTGACGCTCTCCTCGGCCAATATCTCCGGGTCATAGAGCCAATAACCGGCCAGACGAGACTCGTCCGGGGCGAGGGCGAGGGTCAGTTCGGCGCCAGGGAGGGGGGCATCGTTATCCGGGTCTATACCCTGTTCGACAATGACCGGCCAGGCGAGCGGACTTGCCACTGTCTTCGGCGACGATGACAGGGTGGGGTATCGGGCTATAATATCCCGGGCATAACTCTGACGGCATCTGACTAAGGCTGTCTCTGCCTGCAAGATGTCGAAAATGTCGGCAAAACTTTGCTCGTAGCCAATATTTACCCGCAGCGGCGCCAGGGGGGCAAAAAAGCCGGTCAATCCGGCCAGGTCACGCCGCAGTCTGGCGTCCCTGAAGCCAAAATCAAAACAGCCGCTCCCGCCAACACGGGCCAGGTAGACGGCAAACGCAGCCAGCAGAAGCTCTCCCCGGGGCCAGGTTTGAGCAAAAGCGGCGACCTCCTCCGGGATGGATAGCGGCGTTAAGACTTTGGGAGTCTGTTTAGTTTGCTTAAGTGGGCCTCGCCTGGCATAAGGAAGGGAGACAGGCTGTAAATCGGCCAGCCGTTCCACCCAAAACGGCTCATGCTGGCAGAGGGTCTCATTCAGCCTGGTCAGGCGTTGCGCTGTGTCCGGCGCAAGCTCGGCCAGGCGAGAGCCTTGACCCAGTTTGAGCCTGGCGACGACATCGGGTATAGAGAGCGACTGGCCGTCAATGGTCAGGATGTGATGGAAGGCGAGGTCGTAAGTGGTGGTCGCCACTTTGATTGAGTCAGGCTCGATGGCGGTAATCGTGCCCGGCGGGACTCCGCACCTGGAGGTGAGCGTCTCAACTTTTGGCGCGATGATGAACTCCTGAGCGACGGCAATCTTGGGCAGGCCAAGCGGGTTAGGGTAGGGACCAAAATCCAGGCTGCGCGCCAGAGCGTCAATATCGTGAGCGGTCTGGTTCCAGGAGAGAACAGCGCCGGCAGCCGGTCTTTGGTAAAGGGGAAAATAGGCGCGCCGGGCCAAATCTTGCTTGATTGGCGATGCCTGACCGGAGGAAAGTTCCTCGACCAGTTCGGTGAAGGAGGTGATGGCGGCGTCGTAGCACTTGGCATTGAGGGTAAAGGCGGTCTCATGGGGTGCCAGGGGAATGGGCCGCTGCTTGAGGATGTCGCCGGCGTCAACCAGGTTGGTCACAACATGCCAGGTGACGGCATGGTCTGTTTCTCGCTGCATAATTGCCCAAGAGGTAGCATGCGCGCCGGCGTATTTCGGCAGGGGGGCGTCGTGGTAGTTGATGGGGTAACGACGAGGCAGGGCCAAAACCTCTTTGGGCAGGATGCGCCAGTTGACGATGCTGAACAGGTAATCAAAGGGCCGGCTCATAAAGGCAACGAGGTCGGCGGCTGGTTCAGCACAAAGGAGGTTATTAGCCCTGGCCCAGTCATTGACCGTCGCATCGGGCGAGATGATGCCGTAAATTTCGTGACCGCGCCGGAGCAGAATTTTGGCGCATTGAATGAGCAGGGTGGTTTCACCAATAATAAAACAACTGAATTTGGGCATCACGCCTCTACTCTATCCAGCCTAAACGGTGGGGCGACCCACAGTAGCACTGAAATAATGGATAAGCCAGCTTTTCTGTGGTGCTTTTGTAGTTGATGGTGATTTGTTCGCCGACCTTAATGTGGCGCAAGGCGACGAGGCTGAACCGTTCTTTACAACTTTCTCATGATGCCGTCCAGCAAAACATCCCTGGACTTGCCGGGTTTTTCGCGCTTTTGGTCAAGTTGGCCTTGCGAATCGGCCAACTTTTGGTTCAGGAGGTGTATCCGCCGGCCTAAGACGCGAATGACCCCCTGGGCAACCTCACTCCGGTCGGCCAGCAACTCATAAAAGGGGGACTGGTCCAGGCGCAACAGGCGGGTATCCTCCAGCGCCGTGGCCGCGGCCGAATGTAACTCGGATTCAAACAGGGCTATTTCTCCCAAAATGTCGCCGTTGCCCAGTTCAGCCAGGGTTTGTTGGTCGTCATGCACCCGGACGCGACCTTCAAAGATCAGATACAAACTATGGCCCGGTTCACCTTTGGCAAAAATTGTTTCGCCACTCTTGACCTCTACCTCTTCCAGGATAGAAGCGACTTCGGCCAGCGCTTCTTCGGGGGTCTCGGCAAAAATATCTACGGCTTTCAAAGCAAAAACCTTTTCTATGGTTGATAACATGGTCACTTTGGCTCCGTTTCTAACTGCTTGCAAATGTTGCGCTACCCGCGCCACCTGGGGACTGGGGTCGTTGCAGGCTGTAAGGGGGGGCCAATATCCGGCCGGGGCCAACTTGATCAGGGCCCACAGGGCGGTTTCCCGCACCATGGGATTGGCCGCCGCGAGGGCTTTGCTGACAACCGGCGCGGCCTCCGTAAGAGAGAGGTGGGCTATGGCATCCAGGGCGCAGGCTGTAATCCAGTCGCCGAGTCGGTTATCTGGTTGGGACAGCTCGACCAGTCGCTGGGATTGGCCCAATTTTTGTTGAGGAAAAACAGCCGTTAATTGTTCCAGTCGGCGCTGGGGAGAAATCGTCTCGTCAAACAGGGGCAGTAATATCGCTTTTAATTCCGCCGGCAGCAAAAGGTCAATGACTTCCAGGGCATAGGCTCTTTTTTCAGCCGAGCTATCCCGCAGGGCCTCTTGAGCCTGTAGAATTGAGGCCGAGTCGTGTACAAAAGAAAGCAGCAAAAAAAGACAGGCCTGGTTTTGCGCCAATTCATGATGCAGGGCGCGCCGGAGGGGTTTTAAGATCTCGTCTTCACCCAGGTCGGTCAGGCTCATCAGCAGCCAGGTGGTGTCGGCGACTTCTTGCTTGAGACGGTCACGAATCAAGGCCGCCTCTTCCGGCTCAGGGCGATAGCCGCACCCGTTCAACGATTTTAACACCTGTAGACGAACATCCCGGTCAGGATAATCCAGCTTATCGCGCAGCAGGGCGATGACCTGGTTTCCCCGCATACGGCCGCAGACCCGGGCCAGCCGGATCAAGGTCTGGCGGGATTGGCCGGGGCGGTCAAAAGCGGCCCGCACTTGTGGCAGCGCCGCCTCGCCTCCGGCTGCCAGGGCCGAAAACGCCGCGGTGGACAGGTTAGGCGTAGATAAAGCTTGAATGACCAACGGCCACAATTGCGGGGCCCGCAGTTTACCTGCTGCCACCAGGGCGGCCCGTTGAACCACGACGTTTTCGTTTTGCAGTAAATTCTGGAGGGGTTGGTAAAAACTACTAATGCCCACTTCTCCCAAAACTTGGGCGGCAAAGGCGCGTTCCGCGCTATCAGGCGCGGCGACGGCTTGCAACAATTGTTGCCCGGCGATGAGCACGCCCTCAATGCCGCCGCTGCGGAGCAAGCCAATCAGCGCGCCTTGCCGGATTTGAGGGTTGGCGTCATCCAGATAAGGTTTTACATTTTCCACCACGTCTGCGCCGCCCAGGGCGGCCAGAGCGCGCAGAGCCGCCGCTCGCACCAGGACCACCTGTTCATACGTCACAACCAACCTGACAGCGCGCAGGGCCGAGGTCGCCTGCCGGCGTTCAATACGCCGCAGCGCCTCCAGCCGCACTTCCGGGGCAGGATGGCGCAAGGCTCGACGCAGAAATGTGTCAAGCGACTCGTGCTCAATTTCTTCCAGGACATCCAAAGCGTAGAGAACCTGGCCCACGTGCGGACTATTAAGTCCTTGCTGCAACACGGCCAGGCTGGACCCATCGGCCAGGGCCAGCAAATCACCCTCCAGCCGGCGCCGGGTCAGGGCTTGGGTCAGAACGACGGCGTATTGCCGGTTTAATAAAAAGATAAGGATAATCCAGCCTACCAGGATGACGAGCAAAATATAATAAAGCTGGATGGCCCCAAACGTCAGATAGTTGGTTAAAACCAGCAAGAGAATGCCGGCCACCCCCCCGGCCATGGGTTCGACGACGCTCTCCACCGCCGTTTGAACCTGTAATTGTTGTTGAGCCGGGAGGGGTTGGTAGAGAACCAGTCCACCGGAGCGGTAAATCGAATATCTGAGGCTACTGTCAAATAACTTGGCGGCGGTGGTCAGCCAGAAAATAAACGCAATTGGTCCCCAGCCGGTGCCAATGATGATGACCAATATGGCGCCGATAGCGACCATTGTCGGCAGCGAGAGTAGCCCACCCAACAAGCCGTATCGTTCCATAAACGGTCCTGAGATGAAAATCCGGCTGACCAGTGAGAGTATTCCGGCCATCGCCAAAAAGTTGCCTATAAAAGCGGCCAGTTGGTCGGCGTTGGTATAGCGAACCTGGGCGCGGTCAAAAAAGGCGTTGTCAACAACATAATAGCTGAGCAAGGCCGTGGCAGACAGGGCAAAAATTAAGACGATGTAACGATTTTTGAAGAAATCCAGGTATGATTTTTGCTCTTTGGCCGGTTGAGACCGTTGACGTTGGAGGGTATCAACGGGGGCAGCAAGCTGGTCGTGGTACAGGTGGGCAATATAGAGAAGCATCCCCAGCGAACCGGCCACGCCGCCGGCCGCCACCAGCAGCAGGTTGGGTGTGCCGATGAGGGCCACGAGGTAGCTCATGGCAAAGCCGCTGATAATCGTGGCCGTTACCTCTCCAGAACCGACCAGGCCAAACAGGCGTTTGCCCTGGCGTAAATTGAACAGCCGGCTGGCCAAGCCCCAAAATTCCAGGCCGGTCAGGGCCCACAACATTTCAAACCAAATCATCAGGGCTAACGTTGGCCACCTGGCCCCGGTTAGCCCCAGTACCAAGCGAAAGGCGCCCAGTCCCATCAATAACATGCTCAAGTTAGCCACCAGCAGCGCCTTAAAGGAGAGATGTTCTTCCAGCCTGGTATAGACGAATCCAACCAGGCTGACCGCGACAGCTACGCCGATATAAACATAGGGCAAGGCCTGGGCGCTATACGCATTGATGAATAAAGCGCTGGCCGCGGCGCTGGTAAAAACTTTGGCAATCCCTATGAAAAGCGAATGCACCAGCAGCAGCATGACCAGTTGCCCCTCGCCGGGGCGAATATTTAAGGCAACCGATAGTCTATTCAGAATGGACATCTCCCTAATGCATCTGGCACGCTGATTGTTTGAATGTGGCTAGA
This genomic interval from Anaerolineae bacterium contains the following:
- a CDS encoding HEAT repeat domain-containing protein; its protein translation is MSILNRLSVALNIRPGEGQLVMLLLVHSLFIGIAKVFTSAAASALFINAYSAQALPYVYIGVAVAVSLVGFVYTRLEEHLSFKALLVANLSMLLMGLGAFRLVLGLTGARWPTLALMIWFEMLWALTGLEFWGLASRLFNLRQGKRLFGLVGSGEVTATIISGFAMSYLVALIGTPNLLLVAAGGVAGSLGMLLYIAHLYHDQLAAPVDTLQRQRSQPAKEQKSYLDFFKNRYIVLIFALSATALLSYYVVDNAFFDRAQVRYTNADQLAAFIGNFLAMAGILSLVSRIFISGPFMERYGLLGGLLSLPTMVAIGAILVIIIGTGWGPIAFIFWLTTAAKLFDSSLRYSIYRSGGLVLYQPLPAQQQLQVQTAVESVVEPMAGGVAGILLLVLTNYLTFGAIQLYYILLVILVGWIILIFLLNRQYAVVLTQALTRRRLEGDLLALADGSSLAVLQQGLNSPHVGQVLYALDVLEEIEHESLDTFLRRALRHPAPEVRLEALRRIERRQATSALRAVRLVVTYEQVVLVRAAALRALAALGGADVVENVKPYLDDANPQIRQGALIGLLRSGGIEGVLIAGQQLLQAVAAPDSAERAFAAQVLGEVGISSFYQPLQNLLQNENVVVQRAALVAAGKLRAPQLWPLVIQALSTPNLSTAAFSALAAGGEAALPQVRAAFDRPGQSRQTLIRLARVCGRMRGNQVIALLRDKLDYPDRDVRLQVLKSLNGCGYRPEPEEAALIRDRLKQEVADTTWLLMSLTDLGEDEILKPLRRALHHELAQNQACLFLLLSFVHDSASILQAQEALRDSSAEKRAYALEVIDLLLPAELKAILLPLFDETISPQRRLEQLTAVFPQQKLGQSQRLVELSQPDNRLGDWITACALDAIAHLSLTEAAPVVSKALAAANPMVRETALWALIKLAPAGYWPPLTACNDPSPQVARVAQHLQAVRNGAKVTMLSTIEKVFALKAVDIFAETPEEALAEVASILEEVEVKSGETIFAKGEPGHSLYLIFEGRVRVHDDQQTLAELGNGDILGEIALFESELHSAAATALEDTRLLRLDQSPFYELLADRSEVAQGVIRVLGRRIHLLNQKLADSQGQLDQKREKPGKSRDVLLDGIMRKL